In Pseudomonas hamedanensis, a single window of DNA contains:
- a CDS encoding PLP-dependent cysteine synthase family protein — protein sequence MILNKVSDLIGNTPMLAIDVPDSNARLLLKIEKNNPGGSIKDRMARNMVLAALKSGRLKPGGVVVESSSGNTGIGLAMAAVEFGLHFIAVVDHHAAQDKIAVMKALGADIRFVKGSYREDEVAVVERQRLAAELASEIPGAVFMNQSDNAANAGGYSDFVRETIAQANGVIGAYVGCVGTGGSMTGIARGLKVHNPDTVTVGVEPAGSIVFGHPGYPYYQSGTGTPAGDTVGLVLDYSCIDLGVQVTDAQAFETARYIARNLALLVGGSTGGAIYKALELIHKGVLTGNVVVPVADGGEKYLHTVFNEQWLQERDLIDPGIAPQLDAWLGKTQWLESVSAPLQLSVA from the coding sequence ATGATATTAAATAAAGTTTCAGACTTGATCGGTAACACACCGATGCTGGCTATCGATGTTCCGGACAGCAATGCCCGTTTGCTGTTAAAGATTGAAAAGAATAATCCCGGCGGCAGCATCAAAGATCGCATGGCACGCAATATGGTCCTGGCGGCCCTCAAGTCCGGGCGCCTGAAACCCGGCGGCGTGGTGGTCGAGTCGTCCTCGGGCAACACCGGAATTGGCCTGGCCATGGCCGCTGTCGAATTTGGCCTGCATTTTATCGCCGTGGTCGATCACCACGCCGCGCAAGACAAGATCGCCGTGATGAAGGCCCTCGGCGCTGACATCCGTTTCGTCAAAGGCAGCTATCGCGAAGACGAAGTCGCCGTGGTCGAGCGCCAGCGCCTTGCCGCCGAACTGGCGTCGGAGATCCCCGGCGCGGTGTTCATGAATCAGTCCGACAATGCGGCCAATGCCGGCGGCTACAGTGATTTCGTTCGCGAAACCATCGCTCAGGCCAACGGGGTGATCGGCGCTTACGTCGGCTGCGTCGGTACCGGCGGTTCGATGACCGGCATCGCCCGCGGCCTGAAAGTGCACAACCCTGACACTGTGACCGTTGGCGTCGAACCGGCCGGCTCGATTGTGTTCGGCCACCCCGGCTATCCCTACTACCAATCGGGAACCGGTACGCCGGCGGGTGACACCGTCGGTCTGGTGCTCGATTACAGCTGCATCGACCTGGGCGTGCAGGTCACCGATGCCCAGGCGTTCGAAACCGCGCGTTACATCGCTCGCAACCTCGCCCTGCTGGTCGGTGGCTCGACGGGCGGAGCGATTTACAAGGCACTGGAGCTGATCCACAAAGGCGTGCTGACCGGCAACGTCGTGGTGCCGGTGGCTGACGGCGGCGAGAAATACCTGCACACCGTGTTCAACGAACAGTGGCTGCAGGAGCGCGACCTGATCGATCCGGGCATCGCCCCGCAACTGGACGCCTGGCTGGGCAAGACCCAATGGCTGGAATCCGTTTCCGCGCCGCTGCAACTGAGCGTCGCATGA
- a CDS encoding NAD/NADP-dependent octopine/nopaline dehydrogenase family protein, with amino-acid sequence MNVLKVAICGGGRTGHLNAILFKQLPDVQVSLLTHNQDVIEHHARQTPMQALLPDGSTLSARLDRVTRDAKAAVEDADIVIVTVPAHVRQQTLQAIAPHLSASKPVFIGAIPGFCGFDWLAEATLPDRPNVVIWGMKDVPHTAFELTPGRSVKMGGGKSQLYVATHAREPQTARRQLEKILTRLYGPCVTMLDHYLEITLTPGNPIMHSSVIYGLIGPYGQWHRKIFPQRMCWWTECPELGAYFLERMDEESQALCAVISQRLGIDLSSVKSLKQEIVEAYGEQIRDTSSMLSILRTNQAYNDILAPMVPAADNRAGYVIERESRAFNEDVAYGLVLLVEMARRFDLKVPYIEEVLQWSVAYMHGLRDSALDYFPRQWPHTTSAAA; translated from the coding sequence ATGAATGTGTTGAAAGTCGCCATCTGTGGTGGCGGCAGGACTGGCCATCTCAACGCCATCCTGTTCAAGCAACTGCCTGACGTTCAGGTTTCGCTGCTCACCCATAATCAGGACGTCATTGAACATCACGCGCGGCAGACGCCCATGCAAGCGTTATTGCCTGACGGCTCGACCCTCAGCGCCCGACTGGACCGCGTCACCCGTGACGCCAAAGCGGCGGTGGAGGATGCCGATATCGTCATCGTCACCGTGCCTGCTCATGTCCGTCAGCAAACCCTGCAAGCCATCGCCCCGCACTTGAGTGCGAGCAAACCGGTGTTCATCGGTGCGATTCCGGGCTTCTGCGGTTTCGACTGGCTGGCCGAAGCCACCCTGCCCGACCGGCCGAATGTGGTCATCTGGGGCATGAAGGACGTGCCGCACACGGCTTTCGAGCTGACACCGGGACGCTCGGTGAAAATGGGCGGTGGCAAAAGCCAACTGTATGTGGCGACCCATGCCAGGGAGCCGCAAACAGCGCGCCGCCAACTCGAGAAAATACTGACCAGACTGTACGGCCCCTGCGTGACGATGCTCGATCACTATCTGGAAATCACCCTGACGCCGGGCAACCCGATCATGCACAGCTCGGTGATCTACGGCTTGATCGGCCCTTACGGCCAATGGCATCGCAAGATCTTCCCGCAGCGCATGTGCTGGTGGACCGAATGCCCGGAACTGGGCGCGTATTTTCTCGAGCGCATGGATGAGGAAAGCCAAGCTTTATGCGCGGTGATCAGCCAGCGGCTGGGCATCGACCTGTCTTCGGTGAAATCCTTGAAACAGGAAATCGTCGAGGCCTACGGCGAGCAGATCCGCGATACCAGCAGCATGCTGTCGATCCTGCGTACCAATCAGGCCTACAACGACATCCTCGCGCCGATGGTGCCGGCTGCCGACAACCGCGCCGGCTACGTCATCGAGCGTGAGAGCCGCGCCTTCAATGAAGACGTCGCCTATGGCTTGGTGCTGTTAGTGGAAATGGCCCGACGCTTCGACCTCAAGGTGCCCTACATCGAGGAAGTCCTGCAGTGGAGCGTGGCCTATATGCACGGCCTGCGTGATTCGGCACTCGATTACTTCCCCCGCCAATGGCCCCACACGACAAGCGCCGCCGCTTGA
- a CDS encoding IucA/IucC family protein — MDDFKTLIAFSRKNAMRRLVRCLFAENILERSALRFSAEGNQATYPLKGGRAHLAFSDIAKGPADTVVNDGDVVLVTDEGVRQTITSHQDMLDVLRDSFDFAPTDEGVAGLKADMENSLTNDAHARQHRQQWNARLQQAIADQGLNSFTDYLRQHAKTKDAAILLDQWGSLEGHPYYPTWKARPGLSDDEVAQLSPEFNAQVPLRIAALRADNAKSESMPHVTSYHAWFASHFPVQWEQWKASLNSKGLDETEWLPLPIHAWHLQAYVLKTFAAEIEEGILVTDGPDLPTLPTMSYRTMMPLLEDCAPLIKLPIAVWMTSELRSLQAKSIHMGPRISTVISAILKAENGFDQRLEIFPEEIGVRYKNAVTQDDHPGRHLSVVYRASAPAFERNDDCLPITVASLFTRLPGSGRPLFTDLIERDGVRANATQVENWFREYAKVVTHPVVAIYLLYGIGLEAHQQNTMVLFSPDGKARSLLIRDFGDGRTYAPWLEGRGYSLQPHVQPGILPTVFAGDIEPVRMFVLDAAFLTHLHEIALWLTKEYGLHDTRLWQILREETDLAFAAVRERVSADVWETEHKAFVEEPWPTRSLLRMHLMQYSNYRLQHTLTNPLASV, encoded by the coding sequence ATGGATGACTTCAAGACACTGATCGCCTTCTCCCGCAAAAACGCCATGCGCCGTCTGGTGCGCTGCCTGTTTGCGGAAAACATTCTCGAGCGTTCTGCGCTGCGCTTCAGCGCCGAGGGCAACCAGGCCACTTACCCGCTCAAGGGCGGCCGCGCTCACCTGGCCTTTTCCGACATTGCCAAAGGCCCGGCCGACACCGTGGTCAACGACGGCGACGTGGTGCTGGTCACCGATGAAGGTGTGCGCCAGACCATCACCAGCCACCAGGACATGCTCGATGTGTTGCGCGACAGCTTTGATTTCGCACCGACCGACGAGGGCGTCGCCGGACTCAAGGCGGACATGGAAAACAGCCTGACCAACGACGCGCATGCCCGCCAGCATCGCCAGCAGTGGAACGCGCGGCTGCAACAGGCCATCGCGGATCAGGGCCTCAACAGCTTTACTGACTATTTGCGCCAACATGCCAAAACCAAGGACGCCGCAATCCTGCTCGACCAGTGGGGCTCGCTGGAAGGCCATCCTTATTACCCGACGTGGAAGGCGCGCCCCGGCCTGAGCGATGACGAGGTGGCGCAACTGTCGCCGGAATTCAATGCCCAGGTGCCACTGCGCATCGCCGCGTTGCGGGCCGACAACGCAAAAAGCGAAAGCATGCCGCACGTCACCAGCTACCACGCCTGGTTCGCCAGCCACTTTCCCGTGCAGTGGGAACAATGGAAAGCCTCGCTCAACAGCAAGGGCCTGGACGAAACCGAGTGGCTGCCGTTGCCGATTCACGCCTGGCATTTGCAGGCCTACGTGCTGAAGACTTTTGCGGCGGAGATCGAAGAAGGCATTCTGGTCACCGACGGCCCGGACCTGCCAACGCTGCCGACCATGTCGTATCGCACCATGATGCCGCTGCTGGAGGACTGCGCGCCGCTGATCAAGCTGCCGATTGCCGTCTGGATGACCAGCGAACTGCGCAGTCTGCAAGCCAAGTCGATTCATATGGGGCCGCGCATCAGCACGGTGATCAGCGCTATCTTGAAAGCCGAAAACGGCTTCGACCAACGCCTGGAAATTTTTCCGGAAGAAATCGGCGTGCGCTACAAAAACGCGGTCACTCAGGACGATCATCCGGGCCGGCATCTGTCGGTGGTCTATCGCGCCAGTGCGCCGGCTTTCGAACGCAACGACGATTGCCTGCCGATCACCGTGGCATCGCTGTTCACCCGTTTGCCCGGCAGCGGTCGGCCGTTGTTCACCGACCTGATCGAACGTGACGGCGTGCGGGCCAATGCGACGCAGGTGGAAAACTGGTTTCGCGAGTACGCCAAAGTGGTCACTCACCCGGTGGTGGCGATCTATTTGCTGTACGGAATCGGCCTTGAAGCGCACCAGCAAAACACCATGGTGCTGTTCTCCCCCGACGGTAAAGCACGTAGTCTGCTGATCCGCGATTTCGGCGATGGCCGGACTTACGCGCCATGGCTGGAAGGACGTGGCTACAGCCTGCAACCGCACGTGCAGCCGGGTATCCTGCCGACGGTGTTTGCCGGCGACATCGAGCCGGTGCGCATGTTCGTGCTCGACGCGGCGTTCCTGACGCACCTGCATGAGATCGCCCTGTGGCTGACCAAAGAGTACGGTTTGCACGACACGCGACTGTGGCAAATCCTGCGCGAGGAAACCGATCTGGCGTTTGCAGCGGTGCGCGAGCGTGTCTCGGCCGATGTGTGGGAAACCGAGCATAAAGCGTTCGTCGAAGAACCGTGGCCGACGCGTTCGTTGCTGCGCATGCACTTGATGCAGTACAGCAACTATCGTTTGCAACACACCCTGACCAACCCGCTCGCTAGCGTTTAA
- a CDS encoding MFS transporter, which yields MSHAGAIQGSRVRILIYLLFAIQLVSMGAMEMSGPFWPVHLRGLTSSESVFSFASIAVYVGPMLGIILTSAFWGRIGDRYGHKLMMIRALAGLSLTQLGLALFTDIWVILILRFLQGAFAGYIAPAQAYGVSIEAPSRRARLFAILQISTNVGSLLGAVVGGLILDYATFFWINIIASALCAVCTVIAAVTLPDVPPVKKPAVADQTAPVRRAGSLWQGSPLLSLLGVMGILLLARMLPQTSFSLYVSSVFEVSNSVVGLCYGLLALGFILSATAWSRYFEHRGQQDTLQRMTYVVIGCIVLTAVAGVTRNPLVFVIAYFIWGVLLGATTPVLMALISKTADSSQQGHVLGIAQGTAQFASIAGISAGGLLSQVYGLQYTYLFVCLAYVLALVPIVALRYWPTALQASPAPPGD from the coding sequence ATGTCCCATGCAGGTGCCATCCAGGGTTCGAGAGTACGAATCCTGATTTATCTTCTGTTCGCGATCCAGTTGGTGTCGATGGGCGCGATGGAAATGAGCGGGCCGTTCTGGCCTGTCCATCTGCGTGGGCTGACCAGCTCCGAGTCGGTTTTCAGCTTCGCCAGCATCGCCGTGTACGTCGGGCCGATGCTGGGCATTATTCTGACCAGCGCATTCTGGGGCCGTATCGGCGACCGCTACGGCCACAAGTTGATGATGATCCGTGCGCTCGCCGGGTTGTCATTGACCCAGCTTGGGCTGGCCCTGTTCACGGACATCTGGGTCATTTTGATCCTGCGTTTTCTGCAAGGGGCGTTTGCCGGTTATATCGCCCCGGCCCAGGCCTATGGCGTGAGTATCGAAGCACCGTCGCGCCGCGCCAGGCTGTTCGCGATTCTGCAGATTTCGACCAATGTCGGCTCGCTGCTCGGTGCTGTGGTTGGCGGTCTGATCCTCGATTACGCGACCTTCTTCTGGATCAACATCATCGCGTCGGCATTGTGCGCGGTGTGCACGGTGATTGCCGCTGTGACCTTGCCGGACGTGCCGCCGGTGAAAAAACCGGCGGTCGCGGACCAGACTGCACCCGTGCGCCGCGCCGGCAGCCTCTGGCAAGGTTCGCCGCTGCTGTCGCTGCTCGGTGTGATGGGCATTCTGTTGCTCGCACGGATGCTGCCGCAGACCTCGTTCTCGCTGTATGTCAGCTCGGTCTTCGAGGTCAGCAATTCGGTGGTCGGCCTGTGCTATGGCCTGCTGGCGCTGGGCTTCATTCTGTCGGCCACGGCGTGGTCGCGTTACTTCGAACATCGCGGTCAGCAAGACACCTTGCAGCGCATGACCTACGTGGTGATCGGCTGCATCGTGCTTACCGCAGTGGCGGGCGTCACGCGCAATCCGCTGGTGTTCGTCATTGCCTATTTCATCTGGGGCGTACTGCTCGGGGCCACCACACCGGTGCTGATGGCGCTGATTTCGAAAACCGCTGACAGCTCGCAGCAGGGCCATGTGCTGGGGATTGCCCAGGGCACCGCACAATTCGCATCGATTGCCGGCATCTCGGCCGGCGGCTTGCTCAGTCAGGTTTACGGTCTGCAATACACCTATCTGTTCGTGTGTCTGGCCTACGTGCTGGCGCTGGTCCCGATTGTTGCGCTGCGCTACTGGCCGACGGCGCTGCAAGCGAGCCCCGCCCCGCCCGGGGATTGA
- a CDS encoding aminotransferase class V-fold PLP-dependent enzyme, producing MDIDQLRADTPAVAQLIHFNNAGAALMPTPVIDAVTRHIQLEARLGGYEAAGQQSQEVENVYTAIARLINARTDEIAVIENATRAWDMAFYSLPLRPGDVVLTSSTEYAGNYIPYLQLKQQRGIEIRVIPNDEHGQVSLTALKALLDDQRVALISLPVIATNGGPVQPVEQVGALARAAGVLFLLDACQAVGQMPIDVQKIGCHMLTATSRKYLRGPRGMGFLYVERALCQSLEPAFLDLHAASLQSAEQFTIRTDARRFENWECNVAAKLGLGAAVHYALAQGIEPMWQRIQHLGEYLRLRLAEIRGVTPRDLGAQKSGIVTFTHDQRSAAQVQQWLAGQETRINVSISTFRSTLLDMQQRDLLEVSRASLHAYNTEAEIDTLIAALRRLPTI from the coding sequence ATGGACATAGACCAACTACGCGCCGACACGCCCGCCGTCGCGCAACTGATCCACTTCAACAATGCCGGCGCAGCGCTGATGCCGACGCCGGTGATCGACGCCGTGACGCGCCATATCCAGCTCGAAGCACGCCTGGGCGGCTACGAAGCCGCCGGGCAGCAATCGCAGGAAGTCGAAAACGTCTACACCGCCATCGCCCGGTTGATCAACGCCCGGACTGATGAAATCGCGGTGATCGAGAACGCCACCCGCGCCTGGGACATGGCCTTCTATTCATTGCCATTGCGCCCGGGCGACGTGGTGCTAACGTCGAGCACCGAATACGCCGGAAATTACATCCCTTATCTGCAATTGAAACAGCAACGCGGCATCGAAATCCGGGTGATTCCCAACGATGAGCATGGCCAGGTCTCGCTGACCGCTCTTAAAGCGCTGCTCGACGATCAGCGCGTGGCGTTGATCTCTTTGCCGGTCATCGCCACCAATGGCGGACCGGTGCAGCCAGTCGAGCAGGTTGGCGCCCTCGCCCGCGCCGCCGGCGTGCTGTTTCTGCTCGACGCCTGCCAGGCTGTCGGGCAAATGCCGATCGATGTGCAGAAAATCGGTTGCCACATGCTCACCGCCACCAGTCGCAAATACTTGCGCGGGCCTCGGGGAATGGGCTTTTTGTATGTCGAGCGCGCGCTGTGCCAGAGCCTTGAGCCGGCGTTTCTGGACTTGCACGCAGCGTCGTTGCAGAGTGCTGAGCAGTTCACGATTCGTACCGATGCGCGCCGTTTCGAGAACTGGGAGTGTAACGTCGCGGCCAAACTGGGCCTTGGTGCGGCGGTACACTACGCGCTGGCGCAAGGCATCGAGCCGATGTGGCAGCGAATTCAGCACCTGGGCGAATACCTGCGCCTGCGGCTGGCCGAGATCCGCGGCGTCACGCCACGGGACCTGGGGGCGCAGAAGTCCGGCATCGTCACCTTCACCCATGATCAACGCAGCGCGGCGCAGGTTCAGCAATGGCTGGCCGGCCAGGAAACGCGCATCAACGTCAGTATCTCGACGTTCCGCTCGACCCTGCTCGACATGCAGCAGCGCGACTTGCTGGAAGTCAGCCGCGCGTCGCTGCACGCGTACAACACCGAGGCGGAAATCGATACGCTGATTGCCGCGCTGCGCCGTTTGCCGACCATATGA
- a CDS encoding sigma-70 family RNA polymerase sigma factor — MSETLPANNDKHLRAIEALYSGHHGWLYATLRKKLGNAMDAADLAQDTFTRILASQVTVIEQPRAYLSCVAKGILVNWYQRKALERAYLDALAHLPAPEVPSPELRFMVLETLHEIDAMLDALPPLVKRAFLLSQISGLKYDDIAEQLGVSLITVKRYMKQAFVQCLLLVE; from the coding sequence ATGAGCGAAACCCTTCCCGCGAATAACGACAAACACCTGCGCGCGATCGAAGCCCTGTACAGCGGCCATCACGGCTGGCTGTACGCGACGCTGAGAAAAAAACTGGGTAACGCCATGGATGCGGCGGATCTGGCGCAGGATACGTTCACCCGCATCCTTGCGTCTCAGGTCACGGTGATCGAGCAGCCACGGGCCTACCTGAGCTGCGTCGCCAAGGGCATTCTGGTCAACTGGTATCAGCGCAAGGCGCTGGAACGCGCTTATCTGGACGCTCTGGCCCATCTGCCCGCACCCGAAGTGCCGTCGCCGGAATTGCGCTTCATGGTGCTGGAGACGCTGCACGAAATCGACGCGATGCTCGATGCCCTGCCGCCGCTGGTCAAACGCGCGTTCCTGCTGTCCCAGATCAGCGGTCTGAAATACGACGACATCGCCGAGCAGTTGGGGGTGTCGCTGATTACCGTCAAGCGCTACATGAAGCAAGCCTTCGTGCAATGCCTGCTGCTGGTGGAGTGA
- a CDS encoding FecR domain-containing protein, whose product MLARRHDARPDQQALEEAADWLIRMSEGELSDRERGEWECWKVSTPERARAWARAQLLQTKLGGLPPSLAMSALDRPSSPQRRAAMGKLAVILALVPAGWGSWKLAESQQWSADYRTAVGQQRELSLADGSKITLNTDTAIDVLFDASQRLIYLREGEILVQTAADISPLARPFVVSTCQGRMQALGTRFTVRERQPQTHLAVLEGAVKVELANNRQGTPLIVNAGQRTDFSSSTFGAVSATDRNVGAWSQGMLMADKMRLADFVDELTRYRRGFVRLDPALADLRISGAYPISDSQRTLNMLAQTYPIVVSGHLNGYWVMLSPA is encoded by the coding sequence ATGCTCGCCCGGCGCCATGACGCGCGGCCCGATCAACAGGCCCTGGAAGAAGCCGCCGACTGGCTGATCCGCATGAGTGAAGGCGAACTCAGCGACCGCGAGCGCGGCGAGTGGGAATGCTGGAAGGTCAGCACGCCCGAGCGCGCTCGCGCGTGGGCACGTGCGCAACTCTTGCAAACCAAACTGGGCGGCCTGCCGCCGTCACTGGCGATGTCCGCCCTTGATCGCCCAAGCAGTCCGCAACGGCGCGCGGCCATGGGCAAACTGGCGGTGATTCTGGCCCTTGTGCCGGCCGGTTGGGGCAGCTGGAAGCTGGCCGAATCGCAGCAATGGTCAGCCGACTACCGCACGGCCGTCGGCCAGCAACGCGAGCTGAGCCTGGCCGATGGCTCGAAAATCACCTTGAACACCGACACCGCCATCGATGTGCTGTTCGACGCCAGCCAACGCCTCATTTACTTGCGCGAAGGCGAGATCCTGGTGCAGACCGCCGCGGATATTTCCCCGCTCGCCCGGCCTTTCGTGGTCAGCACCTGCCAGGGCCGCATGCAGGCGCTGGGTACGCGTTTCACCGTCCGCGAACGACAACCGCAGACCCATCTGGCGGTGCTCGAAGGCGCGGTGAAAGTCGAACTCGCGAACAATCGCCAAGGCACGCCACTGATCGTCAACGCCGGTCAGCGCACCGATTTTTCCTCATCCACCTTTGGCGCGGTCAGTGCCACCGACCGCAATGTCGGGGCCTGGAGCCAAGGCATGTTGATGGCCGACAAGATGCGCCTGGCCGATTTTGTCGACGAACTCACCCGCTATCGCCGCGGTTTCGTGCGCCTCGATCCGGCCCTCGCCGATCTGCGCATTTCAGGCGCTTACCCGATCAGCGACAGCCAACGCACCTTGAACATGCTGGCGCAGACCTACCCGATTGTTGTCAGCGGCCACCTCAATGGCTACTGGGTCATGCTCTCCCCCGCCTGA
- a CDS encoding TonB-dependent receptor — protein MLAARLLRPDRQFIPVVRSALLSLALIGGVCPFALAAAPVQLDAGTVRAFNIAAGPLGATLSSFAVDAGIALSFQPALTEGLRNPALVGSYSTQEAVNRLLDGSGLDMVLRSDGSYTLVPRRVTLDETPIIGTDQRASSLPPEYAGGQVASGGRLGILGNTEVMDAPFSVSTYTSALIKDQQAVTVGDVLERDSSVRSTGQTGGIVDSFFIRGFPVGEGNLGELAFDGVYGVAPNYRVFTEYAERIELVKGPGALLYGMSPNNAVGGVINVVPKRSLDEDLTRFTASYAMNSQLGGHLDVSRRFGEERRFGVRINGSTQLGDTAIDAQSRHVDIGAISLDYQGERLRTSFDWLQQKERFDAASRPFLIAPGVDIPSAANGRTSVSQDWGWSKTRDQSALFSGEYDLSDALTVFTHAGGGKSDVARMSDQTPTIINAAGDTSSTPGYYKFEVERYTVDAGARLRFDTGPISHRTTVQVSRYRDVLSRGIISAAPILSNIYHPVDRPEPYIPKPDTPKVSESELTGVALADTLSILDDRAQMTLGLRKQNIQSDNYNAAGRVTASYDDGRTTPLFGVVLKPWEHVSLYYNYIEGLSKGDIAPSSAVNAGEIFAPYVSRQHEVGVKADYGTFTSTLSLFQITKPSGELATGVFSVQGEQRNRGLELNVFGEVVPGIRLLGGVTLLDAELSKTAVAANRGNKPVGVPSVQANLWAEWDSSWLDGLTLTGGAIHTGSQYVNQANTQKLDDWTRFDVGARYSTRIADRPTTFRATVQNVFDHEYWSGVASYGAFSQGSPRTLLLSATVDF, from the coding sequence ATGCTCGCCGCACGCCTCCTGCGCCCGGATCGTCAGTTCATACCAGTTGTTCGCAGTGCGTTGCTCAGCCTTGCCCTGATCGGTGGCGTCTGCCCGTTTGCCCTGGCCGCCGCGCCGGTGCAACTGGACGCGGGCACGGTGCGGGCGTTCAACATTGCTGCCGGACCGCTGGGGGCGACGCTGTCGAGTTTTGCCGTGGACGCGGGCATCGCCCTGTCGTTCCAGCCTGCGCTGACCGAAGGCCTGCGCAATCCTGCACTGGTCGGCAGCTACTCGACGCAAGAGGCGGTCAATCGGTTGCTCGACGGCAGTGGCCTGGACATGGTGCTGCGCAGCGACGGCAGTTATACGCTGGTGCCGCGCCGGGTGACGCTGGATGAAACGCCGATCATTGGCACCGACCAACGCGCCAGCTCCCTGCCACCGGAGTATGCCGGCGGCCAGGTCGCCAGCGGTGGGCGTCTGGGCATTCTCGGCAACACCGAGGTGATGGACGCGCCGTTCAGCGTGAGCACTTACACCTCGGCGCTGATCAAGGATCAACAAGCCGTCACCGTGGGCGATGTGCTGGAGCGCGATTCTTCGGTGCGCTCCACCGGCCAGACCGGAGGGATTGTCGACTCGTTCTTCATTCGTGGCTTTCCGGTGGGCGAAGGCAATCTCGGTGAGCTGGCCTTCGACGGCGTGTACGGTGTGGCGCCCAATTACCGCGTGTTCACCGAATACGCCGAGCGCATTGAACTGGTCAAAGGCCCCGGCGCACTGCTCTACGGCATGTCCCCCAATAACGCGGTCGGCGGCGTGATCAACGTAGTGCCGAAGCGCTCACTCGACGAAGACCTGACCCGTTTCACCGCCAGTTACGCGATGAATTCCCAGCTCGGCGGGCACCTCGACGTCAGCCGGCGTTTCGGTGAAGAGCGCCGCTTCGGCGTGCGCATCAACGGCAGTACGCAGCTCGGCGATACCGCGATTGACGCTCAGTCACGCCACGTCGATATCGGTGCGATCTCCCTCGATTATCAAGGTGAACGCCTGCGCACCAGCTTCGACTGGCTGCAGCAAAAAGAACGCTTCGATGCCGCCTCACGGCCATTCCTGATCGCGCCGGGCGTTGACATCCCTTCCGCGGCCAATGGCCGTACCAGCGTCAGTCAGGACTGGGGCTGGTCGAAAACCCGTGACCAGTCCGCGTTGTTCAGCGGCGAGTACGACCTCAGCGACGCCTTGACGGTGTTCACCCATGCCGGTGGCGGCAAGTCGGATGTCGCGCGCATGTCCGACCAGACGCCGACCATCATCAATGCCGCCGGCGACACGTCTTCAACGCCTGGTTATTACAAGTTCGAAGTCGAGCGCTACACCGTTGACGCCGGCGCGCGGCTGCGCTTTGACACCGGGCCGATCAGTCACCGCACCACCGTGCAGGTCAGTCGCTATCGCGACGTGCTGTCACGCGGGATCATTTCCGCCGCGCCAATTTTGTCGAATATCTATCATCCGGTGGACCGTCCGGAACCCTACATTCCAAAACCGGATACACCGAAAGTATCCGAAAGCGAACTGACCGGCGTGGCGCTGGCCGACACCCTGTCGATTCTCGATGACCGCGCGCAGATGACCCTCGGCCTGCGCAAGCAGAACATCCAGTCCGATAACTACAACGCGGCAGGCAGAGTCACCGCCTCCTACGACGACGGCCGGACCACGCCGTTGTTCGGCGTGGTGCTCAAACCCTGGGAACACGTCTCGCTTTACTACAACTACATCGAAGGCCTGAGCAAGGGCGACATTGCGCCGTCCAGCGCGGTCAACGCCGGCGAAATTTTCGCCCCGTATGTTTCCCGTCAGCATGAGGTCGGGGTCAAGGCCGACTACGGCACCTTCACCTCCACCCTCAGCCTGTTCCAGATCACCAAGCCCAGCGGCGAGCTGGCCACCGGCGTGTTCTCGGTGCAGGGCGAACAACGCAATCGCGGGCTGGAGCTGAATGTGTTTGGCGAAGTCGTCCCCGGCATACGCTTGCTCGGCGGCGTGACCCTGCTCGATGCTGAACTGAGCAAAACCGCAGTGGCGGCCAACCGCGGCAATAAACCGGTCGGCGTGCCATCGGTGCAGGCCAACCTCTGGGCCGAGTGGGACAGTTCGTGGCTTGACGGCTTGACCCTGACCGGCGGCGCCATTCACACCGGCAGCCAATATGTGAACCAGGCCAACACACAAAAACTCGATGACTGGACCCGCTTCGATGTCGGCGCCCGCTACAGCACCCGCATCGCTGATCGGCCGACCACGTTTCGCGCCACCGTGCAGAACGTGTTCGACCACGAGTACTGGTCGGGCGTCGCCTCCTACGGCGCGTTCTCCCAGGGCTCACCGCGCACTTTATTACTGTCGGCGACTGTCGATTTCTGA